TTCCTTGCTGCCCCACCGGGGATTCTTCATCTTCAAGTGGAAGCCTTTCATATGCTGCATTTCCAAACGAAGCCGCCATAATCACCACCGGGCCCGAAGCATTCAAGGGCCCGACAACGCTACCGCCTACTACTTGGCCTTGTCCTCCGGCCAAGTATATCGTCAACCCTGATGCGGCTGGTGGTGCTGGCGGTGGTAAGTATGAACCAGAAAGCGATAAGATTTCGAATCTTCCATGTAGAGTTACCACCGCGCCTGGAGACGCTGGTTGTCTGACAGTTAAAAATTAAAGTGAGAATACATATTACAGGACAGTACTGAATTTGACGCAAATAGTTTGTGGGGATAAAATATTTTACCTAATTGTAACGTTTGTAACAGTTCCACTACCACTTAATATGCAAACACCGCGTTGTCTTCTGGTGGCGAAAGTGGAGATACTGTCTTGTATATCACAGCCACTGGCGATTTCCATAACGTGAGATCTAAGAGCGTTAGCGCTATCACGAGTGATTATGATGGGTGGTTTTGGTTTGTTCTTAGAACCAGCTGGTCTTCCTCTTGGTCTTCTGCTTACTTCTCCACCACCTTCTCCTCCCGTATTTCCTTTGCTGTCCATAGAGCCTGATTCAGGATTTAAACTGAAGGTATCTTCGCGATCCCTTTTCTGATTTCGATGTCCGCTTTGTTGTTCGTCTTCAGCTTTCgtttgtaattgttgttgttgttgtatgtgatGGAACTGGTGGTGGGGATTGTTATTCTGTTGTAACTGAAGATCTCTAGTGTGAAAAGGAGGTGGTAAAGGACGGCCATGAGCTGCTAACTGATCCATCTTTTCTGGAAGCTTGTTCTTGAAGTAGAGCTGAGTAGTATATATTTTCTTGGGAACTTGCAAATTCTAGCTGAACTGAGAAGAGTTGAAGGTGAAATCAATGGGTTTGTTCTAATTAACCTTTACCAGAAAAGAGTTGGAAAGGGAAAGTGAAGTGACCTAAGAAGATTTCAGCTGAAAGAGATGAATCAACCATATTTGTATAGTAGTATAAGTTGATATATAACAAGTGAGTTGTACAATTCTTGGTTTGATCTTCCTTCTCTTTTGGTGAGGGTTTGGAGAAAATGAAGAGAGAGGATGAGTTGGA
The sequence above is a segment of the Lycium barbarum isolate Lr01 chromosome 6, ASM1917538v2, whole genome shotgun sequence genome. Coding sequences within it:
- the LOC132600027 gene encoding AT-hook motif nuclear-localized protein 22-like encodes the protein MDQLAAHGRPLPPPFHTRDLQLQQNNNPHHQFHHIQQQQQLQTKAEDEQQSGHRNQKRDREDTFSLNPESGSMDSKGNTGGEGGGEVSRRPRGRPAGSKNKPKPPIIITRDSANALRSHVMEIASGCDIQDSISTFATRRQRGVCILSGSGTVTNVTIRQPASPGAVVTLHGRFEILSLSGSYLPPPAPPAASGLTIYLAGGQGQVVGGSVVGPLNASGPVVIMAASFGNAAYERLPLEDEESPVGQQGSGALPTSGIVSTNQQHQAAQQIMGGNDPNANLLQGLPPNLLNSCQLPTDAYWGTGGRPPY